DNA from Paludisphaera mucosa:
AGGAGCCCGACAACGCCCTGATCCATTACAACCTGGCCTGCTACTGGAGCCTCGCCGCCAACGCCCCCAAGGCGCTCGAAGAGCTGGCCGCGGCCCTGCAGCTCAAGCCCGAGATGCGGCGGATGATCGCCGAAGAGGGCGACTTCGACTTCCTCCGCGGCGATTCGGCGTTCGAACGCCTCGTGAAGGACGCGACCCCGTCGATTTGATCTGGAGTGCGGGGCGAAGGCGAAGGAGGGGAGGTGGGAGCGATGGGCCGGGGCCGATCGCTGGCCCGTCGCCGCCCCGGTGAATACGGGGCGGGACGGCGTCGCGAGGATCGGCTCAGACCTCGTCGAGGACCCGCTGAGTGATCTCTTTCTCGCAGTACTTGCACCACTTCCAGCGCTTGGCGCCGACGGTCTCGTCGAGGTGCTTGTGGGCCAGGCGGACGCTGCGGAACCAGATCTTGGTCTCGTCGTCGCCGATCTTCTCCAGGCGGGGGCAGCGGGCGAAGTGGAGCAGGTTGGTGGCCGCCGAGCCCGGGCCCTTCCCTTTCACGACGGGAAGCGTACCGTGGAAGATGAACCCGATGGCCTCCACCTTCGCCTCGGCGAAGTCGTCGAGGGACTCGATGACGTGGATTCCGGCCTGTTCTTGGATCGGCATGCGAAGGATCCCCAAAGAGGATAGGTCGACTTCATCGATTCGACCGATAAGTGAGAGTTTAAACAAATTGTAAGAATTCCGCAAGGTGAACGGGACCGCGGGCGCGTCGGACGCCCCCGCCGAACGTCGTCCGCCGGGCGGGAGGCCCGGTGGGGCCCCGGGTGAACCCTTGATCCGAGAGACGGTCGGACACCTCCGCGACCTGCCGCGCTATCGGCAGATCCTCACGACGCTGGCGCGTTACGGATACCAGGACGTCGTCGCGGCGCTGCGCCTGGAGACCATCGTCCGGCCGCTCGAACGGGTCGCGCTCGGCGAGGAGGTCGCGCAGCTCGACCGCCCCCGCCGCCTCCGCCTCATCTGCGAGGAGCTGGGGCCGACGTTCGTCAAGCTGGGCCAGCTCCTGTCGACCCGGCCCGACCTGCTGCCGGAGAGCTACACGAACGAGCTGGCCGCCCTGCGCGACGACGTCCGGCCGTTCCCGTCGGAGCAGGCGGAGGCGATCCTCGTCGAGGAGTACGGCCGGCCGCTCGCCGCCTGCTTCGCCTCGATCGACCCCACGCCGGTCGCCTCGGCGTCGATCTCGCAGGTCCATCGCGCGGTCCTGCACGACGGCCGGACCGTCGCCCTCAAGGTGCGGAGGCCGGACCTGCACAAGGTCGTCGCGGCCGACCTCGACATCCTCAAGAACCTGGCGCAGCTCGCCGAGCGGCGGCTGCCGGCGCTGGCGGTCTACCGGCCGCTCGCGCTGGTCCGGGAGTTCGAGCGGACGATCAAGCGCGAGCTGGATTTCAGCATCGAGCTGCGGACGATCAAGCGCTGCCAGGCCCAGTTCGCCGGCGACGCCACGGCCCACATCCCGTTCGTCGTCGAGGAATTCTCGACGCCCCGCGTGCTTGCGATGGAGTTCATCGGCGGCGTCCGGGTCGACGACGTCGCGGCGATCCGCGGGCTCGGCCTCGACCCGGGCGAGGTCGCCGTCGCCGGGGCGCGGATCCTGATCAAGCAGATCTTCCAGTTCGGCTTCTTCCACGCCGACCCCCACTCGGGCAACCTCCGCGTGCTCGGCGACGGCGTCGTCGCCCCGCTCGACTACGGCATGTTCGGCCAGCTCGACCCCCGCACCCGCGAGCGGATCGCCGACCTCCTGATCGGCCTGCTGGCGCAGGACGTCGACGGGGTCCTCAAGGCGCTCGACGAGCTGGAGGTCCGCGGCGAGGCCGTCGACGCCCGCGAGCTGCGCCGGGACGTCGGCGAGCTGGTCCAGAGTTACTGCGACCTGACGCTGGCGACGATCGACCTTGGCGTCCTGCTCCGCGAGCTGGTGGGCCTGATCCGCCGGCACCGCCTCCTGATCCCGCCCGACCTGGTGCTCCTGATCCGCTCGCTGGTGACGATCGAGAGCACCGGCCGCGCGCTCGACCCGAAGTTCGACATCGCCCGCCAGCTCGAACCGATCCTCCGCAAGCTGGCGCTGCGACGATACAGCCCGCGTCGCCTGATGACCCAGGCCGCGAGCACCGCCAAGGACGTCCAGCGCATCGCCACGCTCCTGCCCGACCTCCTCAGCCACTCGCTGGAGTCGATCAAGCGCGGCGAGCTGAACGTGAAGTTCGACCTGCAGGGCTTCGAGCGCCTCGTCCGCCAGCTCACCCGGGCGAGCAACACGCTGGCCGTGGGGATCGTGATCGCCGGGCTTTTGGTCGCCTCTTCGCTGATCTTCCGGGGAGGCGCGAGTTCCCTGGCCCAGCTCGGCTACGGGCTCGGCATGGCGCTGAGCCTGTGGCTGATCTGGAACATGTCGCGCAATTCCTGATCGCGGGTCAGGTGCGGATCTGCCCCCAGCGGTACGTCGCCAGCATGCCGAAGATGAAGAGCGGCATCCAGGCGGCCAGCGCCGGCGAGAGCACCCCGTCGCCGCCGAGGTACTGGCAGACGATGCCGGCCCCGTAGAACACGGCCGAGTTCCCCAGCGCGAAGCCCAGGTTGATGAACATGTTCCTCCCGTAGCCGCCGAGGACCAGGGGCAGGCTCATGAACATCAGCGTCAGGGCCAGGAAGGGCCGCAGGGCTCGCGCGTGGATCGTCCCCTCGATGCTGACCCGGTCGTGGCGGTCGGTCGAGGGGTCGACCAGGCCGTTCACCAGCTCGTACATCGTCCCGTACTGATACCAGCTCGACTTGCGGATCATCACGTCGAACGAGAGCGAGGTGTGCACGAAAACCAGGTCGCCGCTATGCGTCGCGGCGTCGCCGACCGGGGGCGGGAAGCCCTTCGGGTCGGCGACCTTCACGACGATCGAATCGGGCCGGGTCAGCTCCTCCTCCGGGACCGGCGGCGAGATCTTGGCGCCGCGCACCAGCCAGCCGCCGCGCAGGGGGGCCGTGGGGTGGTCCTGGGGGATGTAGGTCGCCTCGTCGCCCTCGATCTCGCGGGTCGCCCCGAAGACCTGGATCGGCACCGTGACGTTGAACCGCTCCAGGATCGTCCGATGCGCCCGGTCGGCCTTCCGGCCCGAGAACATCAGGAGCCGCGAGTCGTAGGGCGTGGTCTGGACGATGACCGCGCTCGTGCCGTCGTCGGCGTGCGACTTCTGCAGCTCCTCGGCGTAGCGCGGGATGATGAACTCCTGGTTGGCGATCGAGAAGAAGCTCACGATGATCGACGAGATGATCACGGGCCGGATGATCCGGTGCGTGCTCACCCCCGCCGCCAGCATGGCGAGCTGCTCGTTGGCCCGCTGCATCCAGGTCACGGTGAAGATCGCGGCCATCATGCTGATGACGCCGCCGAGCTTGTCGAAGTACTCGGCCTGGCGGACCAGGTAGTAGCGGCCCATCGCCGACATCAGCTGCCCGAAGCCGACCGTCCGCTTGGTGAACTCGTCGACGTTCGAAAACGCGTCGAGCACGATCCAGAGGCCGACGAACGAGACGTAGCAGGTGACGTAGGCCTTGAAGAAGGCCCAGAACCGCTGCCGATCCAGGATTCGCACGACGCGTCCCCCCCCACCCGGCGTAAACCGATCAGTATTTGATGATCCGAGGGTACACCCAGCCCGCCAGCAGCGCCAGGACGAGGTTGCTGATCCAGAGCGACTTGTAGGGGGCC
Protein-coding regions in this window:
- a CDS encoding ABC1 kinase family protein; the protein is MIRETVGHLRDLPRYRQILTTLARYGYQDVVAALRLETIVRPLERVALGEEVAQLDRPRRLRLICEELGPTFVKLGQLLSTRPDLLPESYTNELAALRDDVRPFPSEQAEAILVEEYGRPLAACFASIDPTPVASASISQVHRAVLHDGRTVALKVRRPDLHKVVAADLDILKNLAQLAERRLPALAVYRPLALVREFERTIKRELDFSIELRTIKRCQAQFAGDATAHIPFVVEEFSTPRVLAMEFIGGVRVDDVAAIRGLGLDPGEVAVAGARILIKQIFQFGFFHADPHSGNLRVLGDGVVAPLDYGMFGQLDPRTRERIADLLIGLLAQDVDGVLKALDELEVRGEAVDARELRRDVGELVQSYCDLTLATIDLGVLLRELVGLIRRHRLLIPPDLVLLIRSLVTIESTGRALDPKFDIARQLEPILRKLALRRYSPRRLMTQAASTAKDVQRIATLLPDLLSHSLESIKRGELNVKFDLQGFERLVRQLTRASNTLAVGIVIAGLLVASSLIFRGGASSLAQLGYGLGMALSLWLIWNMSRNS
- a CDS encoding LptF/LptG family permease, giving the protein MRILDRQRFWAFFKAYVTCYVSFVGLWIVLDAFSNVDEFTKRTVGFGQLMSAMGRYYLVRQAEYFDKLGGVISMMAAIFTVTWMQRANEQLAMLAAGVSTHRIIRPVIISSIIVSFFSIANQEFIIPRYAEELQKSHADDGTSAVIVQTTPYDSRLLMFSGRKADRAHRTILERFNVTVPIQVFGATREIEGDEATYIPQDHPTAPLRGGWLVRGAKISPPVPEEELTRPDSIVVKVADPKGFPPPVGDAATHSGDLVFVHTSLSFDVMIRKSSWYQYGTMYELVNGLVDPSTDRHDRVSIEGTIHARALRPFLALTLMFMSLPLVLGGYGRNMFINLGFALGNSAVFYGAGIVCQYLGGDGVLSPALAAWMPLFIFGMLATYRWGQIRT